One genomic segment of Theobroma cacao cultivar B97-61/B2 chromosome 6, Criollo_cocoa_genome_V2, whole genome shotgun sequence includes these proteins:
- the LOC18596549 gene encoding probable purine permease 10, giving the protein MAEAQRLQLPIISDEEEAKEENPAVNVNATNREITVSRSGKYKRWLRVVLYTIFLLCGQSVATLLGRLYYEKGGNSKWLAALVQLAGFPILLPFYCMPTRKMFNDLNASLTETKQPSFFKLVLVYVSIGLLIAGNCFLYSVGMQYLPVSTITLISASQLAFNAFFSYFLNSQKFTPFMINSLVLLTISSVLLVFQDNSARLAGVSHGQYAAGFICTIFGTAGTGLFLALQQLAFRKVVKRQTFTDVMDMIIFPSLIASSAILVGFLASGDWKGLNREMKEYELGNFSYVMILLWTAICWAVLAIGAVGLVFEVSALFYNAISVFGLPIVPIIAVFVFHDKMDGIKVISMVLAIWGFISYVYQHYLDDYKSKTEKGKTSGNL; this is encoded by the exons ATGGCAGAAGCTCAGCGATTACAACTACCCATCATAT CtgatgaagaagaagctaaagaagaaaatccaGCCGTAAATGTAAATGCCACCAACCGAGAAATAACCGTGTCCCGATCTGGCAAGTACAAGCGGTGGCTCCGGGTAGTTCTCTATACAATCTTTCTCCTCTGCGGCCAGTCAGTAGCTACACTGCTGGGAAGACTTTACTATGAAAAAGGTGGAAATAGCAAGTGGCTGGCAGCACTTGTTCAACTTGCAGGTTTCCCAATTCTCCTTCCTTTCTATTGCATGCCTACACGCAAAATGTTCAACGATCTCAATGCAAGTCTTACAGAAACGAAACAACCATCGTTCTTTAAGCTAGTTTTGGTGTATGTATCAATTGGCCTACTTATAGCTGGAAATTGCTTTCTATATTCAGTTGGCATGCAATACCTTCCTGTATCTACAATTACCCTCATTTCCGCATCTCAGCTGGCCTTCAATGCTTTCTTTTCCTATTTCCTTAATTCGCAAAAGTTCACTCCTTTCATGATCAATTCTCTAGTTCTTCTCACCATTTCCTCAGTTCTCCTTGTGTTTCAAGACAACTCTGCAAGGCTTGCTGGAGTTTCTCACGGACAGTATGCGGCTGGGTTCATATGCACCATTTTTGGAACTGCAGGTACTGGACTGTTTCTTGCTTTACAGCAGCTTGCCTTTCGAAAGGTTGTGAAGAGGCAGACATTTACTGATGTCATGGATATGATAATCTTTCCATCACTCATTGCATCAAGCGCCATATTAGTGGGTTTTTTGGCTAGCGGAGATTGGAAAGGGTTGAATAGAGAAATGAAGGAATATGAATTGGGGAACTTTTCTTATGTCATGATTTTGCTTTGGACTGCTATATGTTGGGCTGTTTTAGCCATTGGTGCTGTGGGATTAGTGTTTGAGGTGTCTGCCCTCTTCTACAATGCCATAAGTGTATTTGGTTTGCCTATTGTTCCAATAATTGCCGTCTTTGTTTTCCACGACAAAATGGACGGTATAAAGGTAATCTCTATGGTGCTGGCTATTTGGGGCTTCATTTCCTATGTCTATCAGCACTATCTTGATGACTACAAGTCCAAGacagaaaaagggaaaaccaGTGGAAATTTGTGA